One Paraburkholderia agricolaris genomic region harbors:
- the fliD gene encoding flagellar filament capping protein FliD, which translates to MSSISTTSTAASTAAANAALQSAAQSIISGSTGNTSMDVGTLVTALVNAKTAGQAAALTAQQTSDNTQVSAYGALTAALDALQSGIAGLASGSTLSTFSATASGTGLTATAGTGAVAGTYSVGVTQIASSQALSSAAFGATTQLGTGTMTISIGSQSMNINVDSTNNTLAGIASAINSGSGNPGVTATIVTGSDGAHLVLRAANTGAANVINVSVNATTDTGLSSLGVTSTASTTGGQSTFTSANSSNAWTQSSSAQDAEFTIGGIAASSSTNSVTTAISGVTLNLAAAAAGTTQTLNVAADTTAESTAINNFVSLYNTVVTTMSTLTSYNSASSSQGPLLGDSTLMTIQNNLASIVGGAVGSGTTGSTLAAIGITLKDNPADGTMVINNTTLSTALTANPASVASLFNSTNGIAEQLNASITNFTQTGGLIDTRTSALNTDLQSITTQQSALADYTAQLTSQYQAQFTALDTLMATMNNNSQYLTALFGGANSAGALASANNT; encoded by the coding sequence ATGTCCTCGATCTCGACCACGTCTACTGCGGCATCGACCGCCGCTGCCAATGCCGCGCTGCAATCGGCCGCGCAATCGATCATCAGCGGCTCGACCGGCAACACGTCGATGGACGTAGGGACGCTCGTCACGGCACTCGTGAACGCGAAGACGGCGGGACAAGCCGCGGCTCTGACGGCGCAACAAACCAGCGACAACACGCAGGTGTCCGCATACGGGGCCTTGACCGCCGCGCTGGACGCGCTGCAGTCGGGCATCGCGGGCCTTGCCTCCGGCTCCACGCTGTCGACCTTCTCGGCCACCGCGAGCGGCACCGGACTGACGGCCACCGCAGGTACGGGCGCCGTGGCCGGCACCTACTCGGTCGGGGTCACGCAGATCGCCAGTTCGCAGGCTCTGTCGTCGGCCGCCTTCGGCGCCACGACGCAGCTGGGCACCGGCACGATGACGATCTCGATCGGCAGCCAGTCGATGAATATCAACGTCGACAGCACCAACAACACGCTCGCCGGCATTGCCTCCGCGATCAACTCAGGGAGCGGCAACCCGGGCGTGACGGCGACCATCGTGACCGGTTCGGACGGCGCCCACCTGGTGCTGCGCGCGGCCAACACCGGCGCGGCCAACGTCATCAACGTCTCGGTCAACGCCACCACCGACACCGGCCTGTCGAGCCTTGGCGTGACCTCGACCGCGAGCACGACGGGCGGTCAATCGACGTTCACGTCGGCAAATTCGAGCAACGCCTGGACGCAGAGCTCGTCTGCCCAGGATGCCGAATTCACGATCGGTGGGATCGCCGCCAGCAGTTCGACCAACTCGGTGACCACCGCCATTTCCGGCGTCACGCTGAATCTGGCGGCCGCGGCCGCGGGCACGACGCAGACACTGAACGTCGCGGCGGACACGACGGCGGAAAGCACCGCGATCAACAATTTCGTCAGCCTCTACAACACCGTCGTCACAACAATGTCGACGCTCACGTCGTACAACTCAGCGTCGTCGTCGCAAGGCCCGCTGCTGGGCGACTCGACGCTGATGACGATCCAGAACAACCTGGCCTCGATTGTCGGCGGGGCGGTCGGCTCGGGCACGACGGGCAGCACGCTGGCGGCGATCGGCATTACGCTGAAGGACAATCCGGCGGACGGCACCATGGTGATCAACAACACGACGCTGAGCACAGCGCTGACGGCCAACCCGGCATCGGTGGCCTCGCTCTTCAACTCCACCAACGGCATCGCCGAGCAGTTGAACGCCAGCATCACCAACTTCACGCAGACCGGTGGCCTGATCGATACGCGCACCAGCGCGCTGAATACCGACCTGCAGAGCATCACCACACAGCAAAGCGCGCTTGCGGACTACACTGCGCAACTGACGAGCCAGTATCAGGCGCAGTTCACCGCGCTCGACACGCTGATGGCTACAATGAACAACAATTCGCAGTACCTGACCGCGCTGTTCGGCGGCGCCAACAGCGCCGGCGCGCTGGCGTCGGCCAACAACACCTGA
- a CDS encoding flagellar protein FliT: MDPIEMNQTELIERLLSMTREIEQAASLADWPEAARLTEVRSPLLMSLSADQEPAALEMIRRIQAIDEALLADAETTQNELHLEFEAAMGRTKAAGEYQRIARL, translated from the coding sequence ATGGACCCGATCGAAATGAACCAGACCGAACTGATCGAACGGCTGCTGTCGATGACCCGGGAAATCGAACAGGCCGCCTCGCTCGCCGACTGGCCGGAAGCGGCCCGTCTGACCGAAGTGCGTTCGCCGCTGCTGATGTCGCTGTCCGCGGATCAGGAACCGGCCGCGCTGGAGATGATCCGCCGGATTCAGGCGATCGACGAAGCGCTTCTCGCCGACGCCGAAACCACTCAGAACGAGTTGCACCTCGAATTCGAAGCAGCGATGGGGCGCACCAAAGCCGCCGGCGAATACCAACGGATAGCCCGGCTGTAA
- a CDS encoding tetratricopeptide repeat protein, with amino-acid sequence MTLLHEQPTAEPLTPEQQLEQDIALVLQTALAHHHEEEFDDAEALYKAILDARPAHTDVLYNLGVLYVQRKQPVDALPYLEAALGGAPDNGQFWVAYINALIDAEQIPAAWLALEMGQQRGLRGPAVNGLITRMAYDGKQLSTAAVAPKVQPSITVESAGTCAAGSADNKAVVAIDTRRPSPQELNRFASLFKKGQLPQAIKLARDLTERFPAHGQSWRSLGIALHRAGNYVEAIEPFRTAISLGSDDAEARNTLADLLRLTANPAAAEIESRKLLELNPNYSEGHRVLGLTLAARGRYREAIASCRRAVELTPQHGESHGTLGVVLLEHGASQEATPSFRRALEIEPKNSLTRSNLLFCLAHDPNVDTEEIYAEHRKFAQIHEAPMRSKWPKHNNSRTPGRRLQVGIVSGDLFRHAVASYLMPVMEPLANDESLTLHMYYNHVIEDDYTVRLHSQADHWNMIAGMSDEQLAARIRADKIDILIDLSGHTGRNRLQALTRKPAPIQVSWIGYPATTGLDAMDYYLSDRFFTPFGDIERQFSEKLVHLAAIGPFHPEKNAPPVNILPAMHNGYITFGSFNRLNKLRADVIAVWAKLLRELPTSRMVLGSMTGEEGDETLIDWFVQEGISRDRLSFRPRSTVPVYLQQHFQVDICLDTFPYTGSTTVLNSLWMGVPTLTIAGQTMASRAAAAWLGHTGLENFVATDADDFVARGVALASDIPALATLRTGLRERCRESAVFQPEVVAASLSRALHVMWQRWRDGLPPVAFGVDDAQTADSRPVQTA; translated from the coding sequence ATGACTCTCCTCCACGAGCAGCCGACGGCTGAACCCTTGACGCCCGAACAACAACTCGAGCAAGACATCGCTCTGGTTTTGCAGACCGCGTTGGCGCATCACCACGAGGAGGAGTTCGACGACGCCGAAGCGCTGTACAAGGCGATCCTCGACGCCAGACCCGCCCACACCGACGTGCTGTACAACCTCGGCGTGCTGTACGTACAGCGCAAACAGCCCGTCGACGCCCTGCCGTATCTCGAGGCCGCATTGGGCGGCGCGCCAGATAACGGACAGTTCTGGGTCGCCTACATCAATGCGCTAATCGATGCAGAGCAGATCCCGGCTGCATGGCTTGCGCTCGAAATGGGCCAGCAAAGAGGGTTGAGGGGACCGGCGGTCAACGGTTTGATCACGCGCATGGCGTATGACGGCAAGCAGCTCTCGACCGCCGCCGTAGCACCGAAGGTGCAGCCTTCCATTACCGTGGAAAGCGCTGGGACCTGCGCCGCCGGATCAGCCGACAACAAAGCTGTAGTAGCGATCGATACACGCCGCCCGAGCCCGCAGGAACTGAATCGCTTCGCCTCGCTGTTCAAAAAAGGCCAGCTGCCGCAGGCGATCAAACTCGCGCGTGATCTGACCGAGCGATTTCCCGCGCACGGGCAATCATGGCGTTCCCTCGGCATCGCATTGCATCGCGCCGGGAATTACGTCGAGGCGATCGAACCGTTCAGGACGGCGATTTCACTGGGAAGCGACGACGCCGAAGCACGCAATACACTCGCCGACCTGCTTCGCCTGACCGCCAACCCGGCCGCCGCGGAAATCGAGTCCAGAAAACTGCTTGAGCTGAATCCCAACTATTCAGAAGGTCATCGCGTACTTGGCCTCACCCTCGCCGCCCGCGGAAGGTACCGTGAAGCGATCGCCTCGTGCAGACGAGCGGTCGAACTGACGCCCCAGCACGGCGAATCGCACGGCACACTGGGCGTGGTATTGCTGGAACATGGCGCTTCGCAGGAAGCGACTCCGTCGTTTCGTCGCGCACTGGAAATTGAGCCGAAAAACTCGCTGACGCGCAGCAATCTCTTGTTCTGTCTCGCGCACGATCCCAACGTTGATACCGAAGAGATCTACGCCGAACATCGAAAGTTTGCCCAAATTCATGAAGCGCCCATGCGCTCCAAATGGCCGAAGCACAACAATAGCCGCACGCCGGGGCGGCGCCTGCAGGTCGGCATCGTCTCGGGCGACCTGTTCCGGCACGCCGTCGCTTCATATCTGATGCCGGTCATGGAGCCGCTCGCGAACGACGAGAGCCTGACGCTCCATATGTACTACAACCACGTGATCGAGGACGACTATACGGTGCGATTGCATAGCCAGGCGGACCACTGGAACATGATCGCCGGCATGAGCGACGAGCAACTTGCTGCCAGGATTCGCGCCGACAAGATCGACATTCTGATCGACCTGAGTGGTCACACTGGCCGCAACCGGCTTCAGGCGTTGACACGCAAACCAGCTCCGATTCAGGTGAGCTGGATCGGCTACCCGGCGACCACGGGGCTGGACGCCATGGACTATTACCTCAGCGACCGCTTCTTCACGCCGTTCGGCGACATCGAGCGCCAGTTCTCCGAGAAACTCGTGCACCTGGCCGCCATCGGGCCGTTCCATCCGGAGAAGAATGCGCCGCCGGTCAACATTCTGCCGGCCATGCACAACGGCTACATCACCTTCGGTAGTTTCAACCGTCTGAACAAGTTGCGCGCCGACGTGATCGCCGTGTGGGCGAAGCTACTTCGCGAACTTCCCACCTCGCGGATGGTGCTCGGTTCGATGACCGGCGAGGAAGGTGACGAAACGCTGATCGACTGGTTCGTGCAGGAAGGTATTTCGCGCGACCGGCTCAGCTTCCGCCCGCGCTCGACGGTGCCCGTCTACCTGCAACAGCATTTCCAGGTGGACATCTGTCTCGACACCTTTCCCTACACCGGATCGACAACGGTCCTGAATTCGCTGTGGATGGGTGTGCCCACCCTGACGATCGCCGGTCAGACAATGGCCAGCCGCGCGGCAGCCGCATGGCTGGGCCACACCGGCCTCGAAAACTTCGTGGCCACCGACGCGGATGATTTCGTCGCGCGGGGTGTCGCTCTGGCCTCGGACATCCCGGCGCTCGCGACGCTGCGCACAGGGTTGCGCGAGCGTTGCAGAGAGTCGGCGGTGTTTCAACCAGAAGTGGTCGCGGCAAGCCTCTCGCGAGCACTCCATGTGATGTGGCAGCGCTGGCGTGACGGACTGCCGCCAGTGGCCTTCGGTGTGGACGATGCGCAAACGGCAGACAGCCGCCCGGTTCAAACCGCCTAA
- the vioA gene encoding dTDP-4-amino-4,6-dideoxy-D-glucose aminotransferase VioA — translation MGSSAPLRAITSLDDERIYVTQPHLPPLAEFLPYLEKIWNSKTLTNGGPFHQQLEKALCEYLGVEHLALFANGTLALVTALQALRINGEVITTPYSFAATAHSLLWNGIKPVFVDVDPDTLNLDPEKIEAAITPQTTAIMPVHCYGHPCDVKAIQKIADNYNLKVIYDAAHAFGVQTEDGSVLKHGDLSIVSFHATKVFNTFEGGAIICPDAKTKQRIDHLKNFGFVDEVTVVAAGINGKMSEINAAFGLLQLQHVDNALAKRKTIDAQYRELLADVPGIRCLSDAGEKVANYAYFPVQVEDHFPISRDALYERLKEHGIYARRYFYPLISEFPMYRGLPSSHKDNLSAASAASKRILCLPIYPDLNPAHVERIVGIIAGIQ, via the coding sequence ATGGGCTCAAGCGCTCCTCTTCGTGCGATCACGTCACTGGACGACGAACGCATCTATGTGACTCAGCCGCATCTGCCGCCGCTGGCCGAGTTCCTGCCGTACCTCGAAAAAATCTGGAACAGCAAAACGCTGACCAACGGCGGCCCGTTCCATCAGCAACTCGAGAAGGCGCTCTGCGAGTATCTGGGCGTGGAACATCTGGCGCTATTCGCGAACGGTACGCTCGCGCTCGTGACTGCGCTGCAAGCTCTGCGCATCAACGGCGAAGTCATTACCACGCCCTATTCGTTCGCCGCCACCGCGCATTCGTTGCTCTGGAACGGCATCAAGCCGGTTTTCGTGGACGTCGACCCGGACACGCTCAATCTGGATCCGGAAAAGATCGAAGCGGCGATCACGCCGCAAACGACCGCGATCATGCCGGTGCATTGCTACGGCCACCCGTGCGATGTGAAAGCGATCCAGAAGATCGCCGACAACTACAACCTCAAGGTCATCTACGACGCCGCGCACGCGTTCGGTGTGCAGACCGAAGATGGCAGCGTGCTCAAGCATGGCGATCTGTCGATCGTCAGTTTCCACGCCACCAAGGTCTTCAATACGTTCGAAGGCGGCGCGATCATCTGCCCGGACGCGAAGACCAAACAGCGCATCGACCATCTGAAGAACTTCGGTTTCGTGGATGAAGTAACGGTCGTGGCAGCCGGCATCAACGGCAAGATGAGCGAAATCAATGCCGCGTTCGGGCTTCTGCAACTGCAACACGTCGACAATGCATTGGCAAAACGCAAGACGATCGACGCGCAGTATCGCGAGTTGCTGGCCGATGTACCCGGCATCCGCTGCCTGTCGGACGCAGGCGAAAAAGTCGCGAACTACGCCTACTTTCCCGTCCAGGTCGAAGACCACTTTCCGATCAGCCGTGACGCACTCTACGAGCGCCTGAAGGAACACGGTATCTATGCGCGCCGTTACTTCTATCCGCTGATTTCCGAATTTCCGATGTATCGTGGCCTGCCGTCCTCGCACAAGGACAACCTCAGTGCGGCCAGCGCGGCGTCGAAACGGATCCTGTGCCTGCCAATCTATCCCGATCTGAACCCGGCGCACGTTGAACGCATTGTCGGCATCATCGCCGGCATTCAATGA
- a CDS encoding acetyltransferase, whose amino-acid sequence MQNIVLVGSSGHAKVVIDIVEKQGSYRIAGLIDAFRTVGETTLGYPVLGGEADLARLAMEHDLKGVVIAIGDNSVRANVAAKVAAACPHLPFVSAVHPAASVGKGTLIGAGTVVMAGAVINAECRVGRFCIVNTKASLDHDCIMEDFSSLAPGVTTGGNCRIGSHAAVSIGAVLRHGITIGEHSVVGAGSIVMKPVEPFSVTYGNPAKKVRDRQQGDKYL is encoded by the coding sequence ATGCAGAACATCGTGCTTGTCGGGTCTTCCGGCCACGCCAAAGTCGTTATCGACATTGTTGAAAAGCAGGGGTCCTACCGGATCGCCGGCCTCATCGACGCCTTTCGCACGGTGGGTGAAACAACGCTCGGCTATCCGGTGCTGGGTGGCGAAGCCGATCTTGCGCGCCTTGCCATGGAGCACGATCTGAAAGGCGTGGTCATCGCGATCGGGGACAACAGCGTTCGCGCGAACGTAGCCGCCAAGGTAGCCGCTGCCTGTCCGCATCTGCCGTTCGTCAGCGCAGTCCACCCGGCGGCCAGCGTCGGCAAAGGGACCCTCATCGGCGCCGGTACGGTCGTCATGGCCGGCGCGGTCATCAACGCGGAGTGCCGCGTGGGCCGGTTCTGCATCGTGAACACGAAGGCATCGCTCGATCACGATTGCATCATGGAGGATTTTTCGAGCCTGGCGCCAGGCGTAACCACCGGCGGCAATTGCCGCATCGGCAGCCACGCCGCCGTGAGCATTGGCGCTGTGCTGCGCCATGGCATCACGATTGGCGAACACAGCGTGGTGGGTGCAGGATCGATCGTAATGAAACCGGTCGAGCCTTTTTCCGTGACATACGGCAATCCCGCGAAGAAAGTCCGGGATCGCCAGCAGGGCGACAAATATCTTTAA
- a CDS encoding carbohydrate-binding family V/XII has product MKITMKRSLVLLAGVCTSLAVTLATPGQALAAAAVQPVPTAWPRDFDSAQQRIELYQPQVEVWQGNRIEGRAAFAVGAKGATPNYGVAHFTARAEVDKTSSTVQLLDIVFDKVDMPTTPSAADGVKEALQARIPKDGLITSLEQLQASYASTHEGSAPGLAVQNNVPNIIFAERPTLLVLVDGDANWRALGDTHYQRLINTRAMLLKDASGTLHLNAAGYWYEASALDGPWHLNATPPHELVAAANKAQTNLKSDPMLPADGKKPAQAPDVVVAAQPAELVVTNGKPALQPVKGVNLLSVTNADHALFVEPGDSHYYLLLSGRWFSAVSLSGPWTFVDGKSLPADFSKIAADDPHANALVSVPGTPQAKEAAIAATIPQTATVSRKTTTLKVVYDGAPKFVGIAGTSLSYAVNTATPVIQTAPSQFFAVANGIWFTASAASGPWLVADTVPAAIYTIPAASPVHYVTYVHVYSATPDTVVVGYTPGYMGVVVNADGTVVYGTGYVYPPYVGEVYYGYPATYGYGAGFALGTTVGFAFGFAIGATWGAASPYWGPYWGGGPWSWQYANVNQANIYGRWGQGTVTHASGWNGWTGNSWAGTAASGFNPYTGGHFQASRGAVENAYNGNFAAGRQGSFSNPSTGRSGAARGGVAGNEATGDYAAGRQRAGYNAQTGRYGAAEAGVTGNAYSGDHQAGTKGIVGNKDTGRGVAWNNGNVYAGSDGNVYRHEQGGGWEQHGADGWQPVQPNASQTQRLDSLRQGHDLGNARASGQFQPQRRFGGGGGRFRR; this is encoded by the coding sequence ATGAAAATCACGATGAAGCGATCCCTGGTGTTGCTCGCGGGCGTCTGCACGTCGCTTGCGGTGACACTCGCGACGCCTGGGCAAGCGCTCGCCGCTGCCGCTGTGCAGCCCGTGCCGACGGCCTGGCCGCGCGACTTCGATAGCGCACAGCAACGCATCGAGCTGTATCAGCCGCAGGTGGAAGTGTGGCAGGGCAACCGGATCGAAGGCCGGGCGGCGTTCGCCGTCGGCGCGAAGGGCGCCACGCCGAACTACGGCGTCGCGCATTTCACCGCGCGCGCTGAAGTCGACAAGACGAGTTCGACTGTGCAACTGCTCGACATCGTGTTCGACAAGGTCGACATGCCGACCACGCCATCCGCAGCCGATGGCGTGAAGGAAGCCTTGCAGGCGCGCATTCCCAAAGACGGCCTCATCACTTCGCTCGAACAACTGCAGGCCAGTTATGCCAGTACCCACGAAGGCAGCGCGCCCGGCCTCGCGGTGCAGAACAACGTCCCTAACATCATCTTTGCCGAACGCCCCACGCTGCTCGTGCTGGTCGACGGCGACGCAAACTGGCGCGCGCTTGGCGACACACACTATCAACGTCTGATCAACACACGGGCGATGCTGCTCAAAGACGCGAGCGGCACGCTGCATCTGAATGCCGCGGGCTACTGGTACGAGGCGAGCGCGCTCGACGGCCCATGGCATCTGAACGCAACGCCGCCGCATGAACTGGTTGCCGCGGCGAACAAAGCGCAAACCAATCTCAAGTCCGATCCGATGTTGCCCGCCGACGGCAAGAAGCCCGCGCAAGCGCCGGACGTGGTGGTCGCCGCGCAACCGGCCGAACTGGTGGTGACGAACGGCAAGCCGGCGCTGCAACCGGTGAAGGGTGTGAATCTGCTGTCCGTCACCAATGCCGACCACGCGCTCTTCGTCGAACCGGGCGACAGTCATTACTACCTGCTGCTGTCGGGCCGGTGGTTCAGCGCAGTGAGCCTTTCCGGACCGTGGACCTTTGTCGACGGCAAAAGCCTGCCCGCCGATTTCTCGAAGATCGCGGCCGACGATCCGCACGCGAATGCGCTCGTCTCGGTGCCGGGGACGCCGCAGGCAAAAGAGGCGGCGATTGCCGCAACCATCCCGCAGACGGCGACCGTATCGCGTAAGACCACCACGTTGAAGGTCGTTTATGACGGTGCGCCGAAGTTCGTCGGTATCGCGGGCACGTCGTTGTCGTATGCGGTGAATACAGCGACGCCGGTGATCCAGACCGCGCCTTCGCAATTCTTCGCCGTTGCCAACGGAATCTGGTTCACCGCGAGCGCGGCAAGCGGCCCGTGGCTTGTCGCCGATACCGTGCCGGCCGCGATCTATACGATTCCGGCGGCGTCGCCCGTGCATTACGTCACCTACGTTCACGTTTATTCGGCAACGCCCGATACGGTGGTGGTCGGCTACACGCCGGGCTACATGGGCGTGGTCGTCAATGCGGACGGCACCGTTGTGTACGGCACGGGCTATGTTTATCCGCCCTATGTCGGCGAGGTCTATTACGGCTATCCGGCCACCTACGGCTACGGTGCGGGTTTCGCGCTCGGCACCACGGTGGGCTTCGCCTTCGGTTTTGCGATCGGCGCCACGTGGGGCGCGGCGTCGCCGTACTGGGGACCGTATTGGGGCGGTGGTCCGTGGAGCTGGCAATACGCGAACGTCAACCAGGCCAATATCTACGGCCGCTGGGGGCAGGGCACCGTGACCCACGCGAGCGGCTGGAACGGCTGGACTGGCAACAGCTGGGCCGGCACGGCGGCGTCGGGCTTCAATCCGTACACCGGCGGTCACTTCCAGGCGAGCCGCGGCGCGGTTGAGAACGCCTACAACGGCAACTTCGCTGCGGGACGGCAAGGCTCGTTCAGCAATCCGTCGACGGGACGCAGCGGCGCGGCGCGCGGTGGTGTGGCGGGCAACGAAGCCACCGGCGATTACGCGGCGGGCCGGCAACGCGCCGGCTACAACGCGCAGACGGGGCGCTATGGCGCGGCTGAGGCGGGTGTGACCGGCAATGCGTATTCAGGCGATCACCAGGCTGGCACGAAAGGCATTGTGGGCAACAAGGACACGGGGCGCGGGGTCGCGTGGAACAACGGCAATGTCTATGCAGGCAGCGACGGCAACGTCTATCGGCACGAGCAGGGCGGCGGCTGGGAACAGCACGGCGCCGACGGCTGGCAGCCCGTGCAGCCGAACGCGAGCCAGACCCAGCGGCTCGATTCGCTCAGGCAGGGGCATGACCTTGGAAATGCGCGGGCGAGTGGGCAGTTTCAGCCGCAGCGGCGCTTTGGCGGTGGGGGTGGGCGGTTCCGGCGGTGA
- a CDS encoding BamA/TamA family outer membrane protein has protein sequence MLIRHALCAPLCVNAALSSEADKRSRRTRRASAVAAALLAMSAHAHAASKFIDPEDGAFDLSDLLLTHRGVLPVPTLITEPAVGYGLGLGLLYFTMPKKSADAPDDAKAPPNVTGLGGFATGTHSWGAGLMHFHTWDDDHIRYLGVVGKVGLHLNYYGIQNRPRAYQLDGIALVQQVLFRIGNSHWYVGPRYTFFDARTRFSGTIPQGIREFEKDQRVAKAGVVVDYDTRDNMFYPSSGTYAELEADLARGGLGSSTNFQEQTARGYQWIPLSKSWVLGLRADTGFSQGNIPFFAQPYVSLRGVSDAKFQDSNQLTAEAEIRWNVTPRWALLGFGGVGKAYGRLHSFSEAPTAFGFGTGFRYLIARKLGLSMGIDVAHGPGQNAFYVQVGSAWR, from the coding sequence TTGCTGATCCGTCATGCCCTGTGTGCGCCGTTGTGCGTCAACGCAGCCTTGTCGAGCGAGGCCGATAAGCGCAGCCGCCGCACAAGGCGCGCCTCGGCGGTCGCCGCAGCGTTGCTGGCGATGTCGGCCCACGCTCATGCGGCGTCGAAATTCATCGACCCCGAAGACGGCGCATTCGACCTGAGCGATCTGCTGCTGACGCATCGTGGCGTATTGCCTGTGCCGACGCTCATCACCGAGCCCGCGGTCGGTTACGGTCTGGGTCTGGGCCTCCTCTATTTCACGATGCCGAAGAAAAGCGCGGATGCACCCGACGACGCCAAGGCGCCGCCGAACGTCACCGGCCTCGGCGGCTTCGCGACCGGCACGCATAGCTGGGGTGCGGGACTGATGCACTTCCACACCTGGGACGACGACCACATCCGCTATCTCGGCGTAGTCGGCAAAGTGGGATTGCATCTGAACTACTACGGCATCCAGAACCGGCCGCGCGCCTACCAGCTCGATGGCATCGCGCTCGTGCAGCAGGTGTTGTTCCGGATCGGCAATAGCCATTGGTATGTGGGTCCGCGCTACACGTTCTTCGATGCCCGCACGCGCTTTAGCGGAACGATTCCGCAGGGGATTCGCGAGTTCGAAAAAGATCAGCGCGTTGCCAAGGCCGGCGTGGTGGTCGACTACGACACGCGCGACAACATGTTCTACCCGTCGAGCGGTACCTATGCGGAGCTCGAAGCGGACCTCGCGCGCGGCGGTCTTGGCAGTTCCACCAACTTTCAGGAGCAGACGGCGCGCGGCTATCAGTGGATTCCGCTGTCGAAGAGTTGGGTGCTCGGCCTGCGAGCCGACACCGGTTTCTCGCAAGGAAACATTCCGTTTTTTGCACAGCCGTACGTGTCGCTGCGTGGCGTATCCGATGCGAAGTTTCAGGACAGCAACCAGCTTACGGCGGAAGCCGAAATCCGCTGGAACGTCACGCCGCGCTGGGCGCTGCTCGGCTTCGGCGGGGTTGGCAAAGCCTATGGCCGTCTGCATTCGTTTTCGGAGGCGCCGACCGCGTTCGGCTTTGGTACGGGGTTTCGCTATCTGATCGCTCGCAAGCTCGGATTGTCGATGGGGATCGACGTCGCGCACGGGCCCGGGCAGAACGCTTTCTATGTGCAGGTGGGCAGCGCCTGGCGCTGA
- a CDS encoding SphA family protein yields the protein MGRRNHLSANRSLARLCTGALLTTAGLVVSQQGWATEGGIGRPITGMQVTPYAGVVPPTDDWIVSATTIYYEGSLGASKTIPIAGRITAGVDVTAVYTIVNAVKTWGITAGGWNFASSFGVPFQYTDISSFHGHLPNDHNTQFADLFFTPIVAGYHLTKTDHIALSVQIYAPTGAYSTSRLANAGQNTWTFTPTVAYTKLFPKEEIELSVNYGIGFYTANSDTHYHNAPVSVLDVLALKRFGGWGVGVVGGYIQQLGHDSGGLADVTGGNQGHSVGLGPMVTWSGKLQKTPVSASLRWVNEFNVSNRPKGNAVELSVSATFK from the coding sequence ATGGGTCGCCGCAATCATTTGTCCGCAAACCGGTCACTCGCCAGGTTGTGCACGGGTGCGCTTCTGACCACCGCAGGCCTGGTTGTCTCCCAGCAAGGATGGGCGACTGAAGGTGGCATCGGCAGGCCGATTACCGGTATGCAGGTCACGCCATATGCCGGTGTCGTGCCGCCTACCGACGACTGGATCGTGTCCGCTACCACCATCTACTACGAAGGCTCGTTAGGCGCGAGCAAGACCATTCCGATCGCCGGGCGGATTACCGCGGGCGTAGACGTGACGGCCGTGTACACCATCGTCAATGCGGTCAAGACGTGGGGGATTACCGCGGGCGGCTGGAATTTTGCCTCGTCGTTCGGCGTGCCGTTCCAGTACACCGACATCTCGTCGTTCCACGGCCATTTGCCGAACGACCACAACACCCAGTTCGCCGATCTCTTCTTTACGCCGATCGTCGCGGGGTATCACCTGACCAAGACCGACCACATCGCGCTCAGCGTGCAGATCTATGCACCGACCGGCGCTTATTCCACTAGCCGGCTCGCCAATGCCGGACAGAACACGTGGACCTTCACGCCGACGGTTGCCTATACGAAGCTGTTCCCGAAAGAGGAAATCGAGTTGTCCGTGAACTACGGTATCGGGTTCTACACGGCCAACAGCGATACCCACTATCACAACGCACCGGTCAGCGTGCTCGATGTGCTCGCGCTCAAGCGCTTCGGCGGCTGGGGCGTGGGTGTCGTGGGCGGTTATATCCAGCAACTTGGTCATGACAGCGGCGGTCTCGCCGATGTCACCGGCGGAAATCAGGGGCATTCGGTGGGCCTCGGGCCGATGGTCACTTGGTCGGGCAAGCTTCAGAAAACGCCGGTGTCGGCGTCGCTGCGTTGGGTCAACGAATTCAACGTCAGCAACCGGCCTAAAGGGAATGCGGTGGAGTTGTCGGTTAGCGCCACCTTCAAGTAA